The proteins below come from a single Corylus avellana chromosome ca3, CavTom2PMs-1.0 genomic window:
- the LOC132173286 gene encoding cold and drought-regulated protein CORA-like codes for MGSSKTFVLFGLVFAVVLLISSHVSARELEENVKTDGYGHGGGYGHGGGYGHGGGYGHGGGHGHGGGYGHGGHGGHHPPGHGGASETETETETNKN; via the exons ATGGGTTCCTCCAAGACCTTTGTTCTCTTTGGCCTCGTCTTTGCTGTTGTGCTTCTCATCTCCTCCCATGTCTCAGCTCGTGAGCTAG AGGAAAATGTCAAAACTGACGGATATGGCCATGGAGGAGGATATGGCCATGGCGGAGGATATGGTCATGGTGGCGGATATGGTCATGGTGGAGGACATGGACATGGTGGCGGATATGGACATGGTGGTCATGGAGGTCACCATCCCCCAGGACACGGTGGTGCTAGCGAGACAGAAACCGAAACTGAAACCAACAAAAATTAG